The following proteins are co-located in the Flammeovirga kamogawensis genome:
- the argH gene encoding argininosuccinate lyase, translated as MKLWQKSSYTVNEKVDKFTVGKDRELDILLAPYDVKGSMAHATMLAEVGLLTVEDKDTLLKGLQEIYEEIEKGDFVIEDGVEDVHSQVEMLLTQRYGDVGKRLHSGRSRNDQVLLDLKLYLRDAIKNLADNTKALFDTLIEKSEEFKGYLMPGYTHMQVAMPSSFGLWLGAYAESLVDDMVMLKAAYDITDRNPLGSAAGYGSSFPLNRTRTTELMDFQAMAVNVVYAQMGRGKTEYHVANAMASVAATVAKLSMDGCMYAGGNFGFIKFPNEFTTGSSIMPHKKNPDVLELTRAKCNQITSLPTQIMSILSNLPVGYHRDLQQIKEILLPAIEMLNDCLEMTKLMFEKMEPTKDLLEAPIYDYLFSVEEVNKLVLKGIPFREAYVIVGEGIEKGEYNPERSVNHTHEGSVGNLGNDIIKARMEETYSF; from the coding sequence ATGAAACTTTGGCAAAAATCATCGTATACAGTTAACGAAAAAGTAGATAAATTTACTGTCGGAAAAGATAGAGAATTAGATATATTATTAGCTCCTTACGATGTAAAAGGATCAATGGCACATGCTACAATGTTGGCAGAAGTTGGCTTATTGACTGTTGAAGATAAAGATACTTTGTTAAAAGGTCTTCAAGAAATTTACGAAGAAATTGAGAAAGGTGATTTCGTGATCGAAGATGGTGTTGAAGATGTTCATTCACAAGTAGAGATGCTTTTAACGCAACGTTATGGTGATGTTGGAAAACGTCTACATTCAGGTCGTTCTAGAAATGATCAAGTGCTTTTAGATTTAAAATTATACTTGCGTGATGCTATCAAAAATTTAGCAGATAATACAAAAGCACTTTTTGATACATTAATTGAGAAATCGGAAGAATTTAAGGGCTATTTGATGCCAGGTTATACGCACATGCAAGTAGCCATGCCCTCTTCATTTGGTTTATGGTTGGGTGCTTACGCAGAATCTCTTGTAGATGATATGGTAATGCTTAAAGCAGCTTACGATATCACGGATAGAAACCCACTAGGATCTGCAGCAGGTTATGGTTCATCTTTTCCATTAAACAGAACACGTACTACAGAGTTGATGGATTTCCAAGCAATGGCAGTTAACGTGGTATATGCACAAATGGGACGAGGTAAAACAGAATACCATGTAGCAAATGCTATGGCTTCTGTTGCGGCTACAGTAGCTAAACTATCTATGGATGGTTGTATGTATGCAGGTGGTAATTTTGGCTTTATAAAATTCCCTAATGAGTTTACCACAGGTTCTAGTATTATGCCTCATAAAAAGAACCCTGATGTATTGGAATTAACTAGAGCGAAGTGTAACCAAATTACATCTCTTCCAACACAAATTATGTCAATTTTAAGTAATCTTCCTGTAGGTTACCATAGAGATTTACAACAAATCAAGGAAATTCTACTTCCTGCAATTGAAATGTTGAATGATTGCTTGGAGATGACAAAGTTGATGTTCGAGAAAATGGAACCTACTAAAGATCTTTTAGAAGCTCCAATTTATGATTACTTATTCTCTGTAGAAGAAGTAAATAAACTCGTTCTAAAAGGTATTCCATTTAGAGAAGCTTATGTAATTGTAGGCGAGGGAATAGAGAAAGGAGAATACAACCCTGAACGTTCTGTAAATCATACCCATGAAGGGAGTGTAGGAAATTTAGGTAACGATATTATTAAAGCTAGGATGGAAGAAACTTACTCTTTCTAA